The proteins below come from a single Natrinema sp. SYSU A 869 genomic window:
- the npdG gene encoding NADPH-dependent F420 reductase, whose translation MRIALLGGTGDIGEGLALRFARDTGHEILIGSRDPEKARDAVAEYEEELADRTDEVDIKGFGNEMAADRADVVICSVPPYYVGDTVEAVSDSLDSDSILVTPAVGMQGDEDGLHYHPPEAGSVTQLVAQRAPDEVPVVGAFHNLAADALSNLENDLDLDTLVVADDDDAKDTVLTVANEIDGLRALEAGPLANAAEVESVTPLVINIAKYNADMHDVGVKWT comes from the coding sequence ATGCGAATTGCACTACTGGGCGGCACCGGCGATATCGGCGAAGGACTCGCGCTACGGTTTGCTCGCGATACGGGCCACGAGATCCTCATCGGCTCGAGGGATCCCGAGAAGGCCCGCGACGCGGTCGCGGAGTATGAAGAGGAACTCGCAGATCGCACCGACGAGGTCGATATCAAGGGCTTCGGTAACGAGATGGCGGCCGATCGCGCGGATGTCGTTATTTGCAGCGTCCCGCCGTACTACGTCGGTGACACGGTCGAAGCGGTTTCCGACAGCCTCGATTCGGACTCGATTCTGGTCACCCCCGCCGTCGGGATGCAGGGCGACGAGGACGGCCTCCACTACCACCCGCCCGAGGCCGGCAGCGTCACCCAGCTCGTCGCGCAGCGGGCCCCCGACGAGGTGCCGGTCGTCGGTGCCTTCCACAACCTCGCAGCCGACGCGCTGTCGAATCTCGAGAACGATCTCGATCTCGACACGCTCGTCGTCGCCGACGACGACGATGCCAAAGACACCGTCCTGACGGTCGCCAACGAAATTGACGGACTGCGCGCACTTGAGGCCGGGCCGCTGGCCAACGCGGCCGAAGTCGAGAGCGTCACGCCGCTGGTCATCAACATCGCGAAGTACAACGCAGACATGCACGACGTCGGCGTGAAGTGGACCTAA
- a CDS encoding glycerophosphodiester phosphodiesterase, giving the protein MVRPAVIAHRGYAGVAPENTVTAATRAAERDETAMLEIDVQPAACGTPVVVHDERLEGTRDGRPLTDATGLIWETSLEALQETRVLGTDATIPTLDELLAAVPETVGVNVELKNPGTADLRVGESLPADECANRREIWQPFVERVVADCTDFGSDLLFSSFCEGAIAALRETAEYAAAPLLQDDLEAGLEIARRYDCEAIHPPRSAIVGTDLSGAAYTGGSAAEPKIDVLETAHDEGRAVNVWTARNWVQFDALAAAGVDGILADYPGLDEGSDV; this is encoded by the coding sequence ATGGTCCGCCCTGCCGTCATCGCCCACCGCGGCTACGCCGGTGTCGCACCCGAAAACACCGTCACTGCGGCCACGCGCGCCGCCGAGCGCGATGAGACTGCGATGCTCGAGATCGACGTCCAGCCGGCTGCCTGCGGAACCCCGGTCGTCGTCCATGACGAGCGCCTCGAGGGGACCCGCGACGGCCGGCCGCTGACCGACGCGACCGGGCTCATCTGGGAAACATCACTCGAGGCGCTCCAAGAGACGCGAGTGCTCGGTACCGACGCGACGATTCCGACGCTCGACGAGTTGCTCGCGGCCGTCCCTGAGACGGTCGGCGTCAACGTCGAACTGAAGAATCCCGGAACCGCGGACCTGCGAGTCGGCGAATCGCTTCCAGCGGACGAGTGCGCCAACCGTCGCGAGATTTGGCAGCCGTTCGTCGAGCGCGTCGTCGCCGACTGTACGGACTTCGGCAGTGACCTGCTCTTTTCGTCGTTCTGCGAGGGAGCCATCGCGGCGCTGCGCGAGACCGCCGAGTATGCTGCCGCCCCGCTGCTCCAGGATGACCTCGAGGCCGGCCTCGAGATTGCGCGTCGCTACGACTGCGAGGCGATCCACCCGCCGCGGAGCGCGATTGTCGGGACCGACCTGTCCGGAGCGGCGTACACCGGAGGTTCGGCCGCCGAACCGAAGATCGACGTGCTCGAGACAGCCCATGACGAGGGCCGAGCGGTCAACGTCTGGACGGCGAGGAACTGGGTCCAGTTCGACGCGCTCGCGGCGGCTGGCGTCGATGGGATACTAGCCGACTACCCCGGGCTGGATGAGGGCTCAGACGTGTGA
- a CDS encoding preprotein translocase subunit Sec61beta, translating to MDKGQNTGGLMSSAGLVRYFDSEDSNAIRIDPKTVIAVGVMLGVLVQLLTFVS from the coding sequence ATGGATAAAGGACAGAACACCGGTGGCCTGATGTCCAGTGCCGGGCTGGTCCGGTACTTCGACTCCGAGGACTCGAACGCCATTCGTATCGATCCCAAGACGGTCATCGCGGTCGGCGTCATGCTGGGCGTGCTGGTCCAGTTGCTGACGTTCGTCTCATAA
- a CDS encoding glycosyltransferase family 39 protein: MRIPSRARTGLRIAAAMLIDSIKTLRPTDRDRTAIAVLLAAGVYVYYADLGGSTLQSFDEAIYASIARRLSRGGSWIVPRIDWAADGAVVAEMLFLQKPPGAFWLQAISMRVFGATAFGARFPSATFTIATGVLAYVFGRDLFDRRAGFVAGLVWLTTPQVFAGMNGGRNGGTDTALVFFGTLFVYLVWKGVADDRRYLAYAGFPAAGALLVKGLAAGTYPLALLALVPFDLLGRRRLLSREAAIGAAVTLVLALPWPILAWLRHGDLFLEELVFKHVIARASGSFPPYHETTFGFMSYPYFRHLPSYFDPWLYFLLPAVGVVAVVAVRVRVTEGRSQPLRDTTFLLWWSASVFTFFSVTGNQAWYILPLYVPAGLLVGRLVSLVASPRSIDHSLAVGGVVTGCVLALVFTFRLDVTSLVQYRLQDHIPGGVAFALVLVVAAIAVIAERPLDSTLRRRWRDVDVSRLRTVAFVALAILLVSTTAEPVEMGGSALDEQQEAAGTLIDHQTPPDATVFVVPESTQAGGFHSLVFYSDRSIEPVEETRAESNDRIRYLFVHQEAAADLNRERRVVATLHDEDETYYVLELGPPDGG, from the coding sequence ATGAGGATACCGTCTCGAGCGCGGACCGGACTTCGAATCGCCGCAGCGATGCTGATCGACTCGATCAAAACCCTCCGCCCGACCGATCGGGACCGAACCGCGATCGCCGTCCTCCTCGCCGCCGGCGTGTACGTCTACTACGCCGACCTCGGCGGGTCGACGCTCCAGTCCTTCGACGAAGCGATCTACGCGTCGATCGCGCGACGGCTGAGCCGCGGCGGATCGTGGATCGTCCCTCGCATCGACTGGGCCGCCGACGGGGCCGTCGTCGCCGAGATGCTCTTCCTGCAGAAGCCCCCGGGCGCGTTCTGGCTGCAGGCGATCTCGATGCGCGTCTTCGGTGCCACCGCGTTCGGCGCTCGCTTTCCGTCGGCGACGTTCACGATCGCGACCGGCGTGCTGGCCTACGTTTTCGGTCGGGACCTCTTCGACCGCAGGGCGGGGTTCGTGGCCGGGCTGGTCTGGCTGACGACGCCGCAGGTGTTCGCGGGGATGAACGGCGGTCGGAACGGCGGAACCGACACCGCGCTCGTGTTCTTCGGCACCCTGTTCGTCTACCTCGTCTGGAAGGGCGTCGCCGACGATCGACGATACCTCGCGTACGCGGGGTTCCCGGCGGCGGGCGCACTCCTCGTCAAGGGACTGGCGGCTGGCACATACCCGCTGGCGCTCCTCGCGCTCGTCCCCTTCGATCTGCTCGGGCGTCGACGGCTCCTCTCGCGAGAGGCGGCGATCGGCGCGGCGGTAACGCTCGTACTGGCGTTGCCGTGGCCGATCCTCGCCTGGCTCCGTCACGGTGACCTGTTCCTCGAGGAACTCGTTTTCAAGCACGTGATCGCTCGGGCGAGCGGCTCGTTCCCACCGTACCACGAGACGACGTTCGGATTCATGTCCTATCCGTACTTCCGGCACCTTCCCTCGTACTTCGATCCGTGGCTGTACTTCCTGCTCCCGGCGGTCGGCGTCGTCGCCGTCGTCGCGGTTCGCGTTCGGGTTACGGAGGGGCGCTCGCAACCGCTGCGCGATACGACATTCCTGCTGTGGTGGTCCGCGAGCGTCTTCACCTTCTTTTCGGTCACCGGGAACCAGGCCTGGTACATCCTGCCGCTGTACGTTCCGGCGGGGCTGCTGGTCGGTCGCTTGGTCTCGCTGGTCGCGTCGCCCCGATCGATCGACCACTCCCTCGCGGTCGGCGGCGTCGTCACGGGCTGCGTCCTCGCGTTGGTCTTTACGTTTCGACTCGACGTGACCTCGCTCGTCCAGTACCGACTGCAGGACCACATTCCCGGCGGCGTCGCGTTCGCGCTCGTCCTCGTCGTCGCTGCGATCGCGGTTATCGCCGAGCGGCCGCTCGACTCGACGCTGCGGCGGCGATGGCGCGACGTCGACGTCTCGCGGCTCCGGACCGTCGCGTTCGTAGCCCTCGCGATCCTTCTAGTGTCTACAACCGCCGAACCGGTCGAAATGGGCGGCTCGGCGTTGGACGAGCAACAGGAGGCCGCGGGGACGCTGATTGACCACCAGACGCCCCCGGACGCGACGGTCTTCGTCGTCCCCGAATCCACGCAGGCTGGCGGGTTTCACTCGCTGGTGTTCTACTCCGATCGGTCGATCGAGCCGGTCGAGGAGACGCGGGCCGAATCGAACGATCGAATCAGGTACCTGTTCGTCCACCAGGAAGCGGCAGCCGACCTTAATCGGGAGCGCCGCGTCGTCGCCACGCTCCACGACGAGGACGAGACGTACTACGTACTCGAGTTGGGGCCGCCCGACGGCGGATAG
- a CDS encoding glycosyltransferase gives MASDDQDGDDGPDVSFVVPARNEAEYLRGTLASLAGLDTDYAYEVIVVDGNSSDGTPAIAREYGATVVCEGGSSIAAARNLGADRATGEWLAFIDADTRVRANYLTDLLGFVEAEKLAAASSYCRITGPRRAKAMELTINHVFSRLERPILPGFNCLVHRQAFDEIGGFPDVANEDTAFSRSLAGRFPTAYYPTVLVESSGRRIADVGLTGTLWHYLRLDVERLRTDY, from the coding sequence ATGGCGAGCGATGATCAGGACGGCGACGACGGGCCGGACGTGAGTTTCGTGGTGCCGGCGCGAAACGAGGCCGAGTACCTCCGTGGGACGCTGGCCAGTCTCGCGGGACTGGACACGGACTACGCATACGAGGTGATCGTCGTCGATGGCAACTCGAGTGACGGGACGCCGGCGATCGCCCGCGAGTACGGTGCGACCGTCGTTTGCGAGGGCGGCTCGAGCATCGCCGCCGCCCGAAATCTCGGGGCCGACCGCGCGACCGGCGAGTGGCTCGCGTTCATTGACGCGGACACGCGGGTTCGGGCGAACTACCTGACCGACCTGCTCGGTTTCGTTGAAGCCGAGAAGCTCGCGGCTGCGAGTTCGTACTGCCGGATCACCGGGCCACGACGAGCGAAAGCGATGGAGCTAACGATCAATCACGTCTTTTCACGGCTCGAGCGGCCGATCCTGCCAGGGTTCAACTGTCTCGTCCACCGGCAGGCCTTCGACGAGATCGGCGGTTTTCCCGACGTGGCGAACGAGGACACGGCCTTCAGCCGATCGCTCGCCGGCCGGTTTCCGACGGCCTACTACCCGACGGTTCTAGTCGAGAGTTCGGGCCGGCGGATCGCCGACGTGGGATTGACGGGGACGCTGTGGCACTATCTTCGGCTGGACGTCGAACGGCTCCGCACGGACTACTGA
- a CDS encoding Nif3-like dinuclear metal center hexameric protein: MKLSSVVDRLDEEIGTADYADLDASANGLQVGPDDGEIERVAFAVDGVRETFDRAIEANADLLVVHHGLSWGGFDRVTGRTYDRIAPLIEHDLALYVSHLPLDGHQELGNAAGVADLLGLEDRVPFGELGPEYIGQRGTAADPYAPADLRERLERNLETGGQPVQHLAFGPDEIEDVAIVTGSGIDWLDEAVDTGADALVTGEGKGKAYHEAQEAGIHVFLAGHYATETFGVRSLQDLVEEWGLETTSLEVPTGL; the protein is encoded by the coding sequence ATGAAACTCTCGAGCGTCGTCGATCGACTCGACGAGGAGATTGGAACCGCCGACTACGCCGACCTCGATGCTAGCGCGAACGGATTGCAGGTCGGGCCGGACGACGGCGAGATCGAGCGCGTCGCGTTCGCCGTCGACGGCGTCCGCGAGACATTCGATCGGGCGATCGAAGCTAACGCGGATCTGCTCGTCGTCCACCACGGTCTCTCGTGGGGCGGCTTCGACCGCGTGACCGGCCGGACCTACGACCGGATCGCCCCCCTGATCGAACACGACCTCGCGCTGTACGTCTCGCACCTCCCGCTGGACGGCCACCAAGAACTCGGTAACGCCGCCGGCGTCGCCGATCTGCTCGGACTCGAGGATCGCGTCCCCTTCGGTGAACTCGGCCCCGAATACATCGGCCAGCGCGGGACGGCGGCCGACCCCTACGCACCGGCCGACCTGCGCGAGCGCCTCGAGCGAAATCTCGAGACCGGAGGCCAGCCGGTCCAGCACCTCGCCTTTGGCCCCGACGAGATCGAGGACGTCGCGATCGTCACCGGCAGCGGCATCGACTGGCTCGATGAGGCCGTCGACACCGGCGCGGACGCGCTGGTGACTGGCGAAGGGAAAGGGAAGGCCTACCACGAGGCCCAAGAAGCAGGAATTCATGTCTTCCTCGCAGGTCACTACGCGACGGAAACCTTCGGCGTGCGATCGCTGCAAGACCTAGTCGAGGAGTGGGGCCTCGAGACGACGTCTCTCGAGGTTCCGACAGGACTGTAG
- a CDS encoding thioredoxin domain-containing protein, whose amino-acid sequence MTVTLKDFYADWCGPCKTQDPILEELEDDWEGRFEVEKVNVDEQQDVANEYQVRSLPTLIIENDDGIVERFVGVTQRDDIENALESAGA is encoded by the coding sequence ATGACTGTCACACTTAAGGACTTCTACGCGGACTGGTGTGGCCCCTGCAAGACCCAGGATCCGATCCTCGAGGAGCTCGAGGACGACTGGGAGGGCCGATTCGAAGTCGAGAAAGTAAACGTCGACGAACAACAGGACGTCGCCAACGAGTACCAGGTTCGATCGCTGCCGACGCTCATCATCGAGAACGATGACGGCATCGTCGAACGGTTCGTCGGCGTCACCCAGCGCGACGACATCGAGAACGCCCTCGAGTCGGCCGGCGCGTAG